The sequence below is a genomic window from Microbacterium abyssi.
ACCGCATCGCGCAGGATGCCGGGATGCCGGTCACACTCTGCTTCGTCGATCGCACCACCATGACGACGGGGATCGGCCCCACGTTCGACGTCACCGGAGACATCACCGCGGACATGGACCGGATCCGGACGTTCTACTCCGACAAGTCCGGGTTCCGACCCGAGCTGCGCAGCGAGCCGCGCCTGCGCGAGGAAGGTCCGGCGCCAGTCTCGTTCACGATCAGCCGCGTGGCCCCGGAGGATGCGGGTGAGATCCTGACCGTGCAGCGCGCGGCATTCGTGTCGGAGGCACTCATCTACGGCGGCGTCGACATGCCCCCGCTGACGCAGACTCTCGAGCAGCTGAAGTCGGAGATCTCCGAGAACGACGGATGGGTGGCTCGAACCGACGGGCGGCTCGTCGGGGCCGTCCGCGCGGTCCAGGACGGCGATCTCCTCCTGATCGGGCGTATCGCGATCGCACCCGATATGCAGGGCGAGGGGATCGGGCGGGCGCTGCTCCAAGCTGCCGAGGACGGCAGCACCGCCCGTGAGGCCGAGCTGTTCACCGGGAGCCTCAGCGAGGCCAACATCCGCCTCTACGAGTCGCGCGGCTACGTGCAGACTCAGCGCGTTCCGCAGGATGACGGCACCGAGCAGGTCTTCCTGCGCAAACAGCTGCGCGCCTGACAGGCAGCTCGGCGTGCCGGAGCGGCCCGGTGCTGGGGATGGGGTCACCGGACCGCTCGGGCAGTCTCAGGCTTCGACGTCTCCCCGCCAAGCACCGGTTTCGGCGCCGCGACTCTCGATGAACTCCTTGAAGTTCTGAAGATCCTTCTTGACGGCATGCGAGCCCGCTCCGACCACCGCACCGGCCTTCTCGACGAACCCCTCCGGTTCCCAGTCGATCTGAGCGGTGACGCGCGTGGACGCATCCGTGAGCTTGTGGAAGGTGACGGCGCCGGCGTGTTTCGTCTCGCCGCCGGTGCTCGTCCAGGCGACGCGCTCGTCCGGATGCTGCTCCGCGATGACGGCGTCGAACTCTCGGTCCGCTCCGGCGACGTTGACCTTCCAGCGAGTCGTGGTGTCGTCGATCTGCGTCACGGACACGACCTCGTCGAGGAACTCGGGGAAGCTCTCGAACTGGGTCCACTGGTTGTAGGCCACCCGGACGGGAACCTCGACGTCGATGGTCTCGATGATCTGGGCCATGGTGTCTCCTCACTGTCGTCGGCTTGCCCGTCCATTCATCAGCACCCGGCGCGGTGCGCCCAGGGGGTTGACACGGGCCGCCGGGCGGATGTTCCGGTGCCCGGACTTGAGAGCTTCCTCACAATCCCGGGGCTCAGGTTGAAGACAGCGCCCGAGTGCGGAATCGTGGCCCGGACATGTTCTGTCCGGAGCATGTCCGCAAACGGAAGGAGAGCGCTGTGCTCACCCTGACCGAGAATGCAGATGCCGTCGTCACCACGATCGTCGGCCGAGAGGATGCCAGCGCAGACGCGGGGCTTCGCATCCAGACAGCGGAGGGACAGGGACCGAACGGCGAGGCTCGTTTCGCCGTTCACGTCGTGCCCTCCCCCGAACCCGCTGATGTCGTCGTCGAAGGTCCGGGCAGCCGGGTCTTCCTCGAGGACACCGCCGCCGAGGCTCTCTCCGACAAGGTGCTCGACGCCGGAGTGGACGATCAGGGGGCCGTGAGTTTCACGATCCTGCCACAGCCGGCCTGATCGAGTAAGACGTGCGAGTGGGTGGGATGCTTCGGCATTCCACCCACTTCGCTGTCATCCGTCAACCCCCTGTGGCGCTTGAGAGCGATCGCTGATGATGAGTGGACGATTCGAAGGAGGACGACATGTCTGACCCGAAGGACCCCCAGAACGACCAGGCCAGCGAGGTCCCAGTCGAGGAGACCCGCGACGACGACGAGAGCTTCGAGCCAATCACGCCCGAGGGTGTGCGGACCGGAACTCCGGCCGTTCCCGATCCCAAGGATTCACAGAACCCGCCGCCTCGTCGTCAGTGACCGACCCCGATCACCCGAGACGCAGCCCCGAAAGGAGACACATCATGGCAGAGCTCGATGGCAAGAAGGTGGCGTTCCTGCTCACCGACGGATTCGAGGACAGCGAACTGACCAGCCCCTGGGGTGCGGTGACGGATGCCGGCGCGCAAGCGCAGCTCGTCTCGCCCGCCGACGGGAAGGTGACCGGCAAGAAGGGACACGTCCAGGATGTCGACCAGCCGGTCGCCGGCGCCGATGCATCCGCTTTCGATGCGCTCGTGTTGCCCGGCGGCGTCGTGAACGCGGATCATCTGCGGATGGATCAGGATGCCGTCGCCTTCGCGAAGGCGTTCTTCGAGGCCCACAAGCCTGTGGCGGTGATCTGCCACGGCGCATGGATCCTGGTCGAGGCGGATGTGGTGCGCGGGCGGAAGCTCACGAGCTACCCGAGCCTTCGCACCGATCTGCGCAACGCCGGGGCGACGTGGGTCGACGAGGAGGTCGTGGTCGACGACGGTCTCGTGTCGAGCCGGACGCCGGACGACCTGCCGGCGTTCAACGCCAAGACGGTCGAGGAGATCGGCGAAGGCCCGCATGCGGGTCAGCACGCCTGATGGCCGAGTCCTGATGGCCGCGTACCGCATTGATGGCGAAGAGGTCGGCGGTATCGCCGACCTCTTCGAGCAGTTCAACCGAGAGTTCATGAGGGACGAGGACTGGCGGATGGGCACCAGTCTGGATGCCCTGAACGACGTCCTCCACCGCCTCGATGCAGAGTCACGCGACGGCGATCCGGCCGTCGTCGTCTGGCACGATCATGCCCGCAGCCGCGAGGTGCTCGGGTTCGAGACCACGCAGCGCTGGCTGCTGGACAAGCTGGCCCAGCCTCATGCGTTCGACGAGGCCCGCATCATGTCCGACCTCGACGCGCTGCGTGCCGGAACCGGAAAGACGTACTTCGACCTCGTGCTCGAGGTGTTCGCGGGTCACCCGCACATCGAACTTCAGTTGCGCTGAAGACCGCGTCAATCCCAGTCGAGGTATTCCTCGATGATGACGGCGGTCTCGATGGGGTGGGTGACCGGGAAGAAATGATCGGCGCCCTCGAGTGTCTTGACGCTCGCACGCTCGGGCGCGGTGGCTTGCAGACGCTCGCCGTTGGCGGGTGGCGTGACGGTGTCATCGGTGCCCTGGACGATCAGCACGGGGATCGCGGGTGCGAGCGGGGTGTCATCGTCCTCGGCGCCGAGCAGCAGCAGACCGTTGACACGGTCGGTGTGCGCAGCCGCGAAGGCCCGGGCGACGGTCCCGCCGTACCCGTGGCCGCCGATCCAGGTGTCTTCGAGGCCGAGGTGATCTATCAGCGCGAGGACGTCCGTCGCCTGCGAGCGGGCGGCGTCAGCATCCGCTCCATCGGCCTGCAGACCGATGCGCACGACATGGAAGCCTGCCTCCTCGGCGAGGTAGTGCGCCACTACTCCGAGACCGTCGCTGTCGAGGTCGCGCACAGTCACGAGCACCAGGGAGACGGGGCCCTCTCCCTCGACGAGGTACGGCACGGCGCGGCCTTCGGGCTCGAAGATGCTCTTCTTCGTCACTGGTATCTGTCTCCTGGTGCCTTCGCATGTGAGTCGCGCGGCGTCGAGCGGGCCCTGCTACTTTACTTCATCGGTCACCGATGCCCGCCGACCCATCCCGTCGAGGAATGCGCGCCACTCCCCCGACGAGCGCGGAAACGGGCCCGACGCGTCTTCTGCACGTCGGGCCCGCGGTCAGAGCGATTGTTCTATTTGCCCAGTCGCGCGAATTGCGCGGTGAACCCGTCCCAGTCCTCTTTCTCTGCGGACGTCGATTCATCGGCGGTGTACGGATCCGTCGCGGCATCGAGCGTTGCAGGGTCATTTGGCAAGGAACCGATTGCGGACTGCCCGAAGGTCGAGATCAGCATCACGCCGATCCCGTTCTCCTCCACAGCCGCGCGCGTCGTTCCGAGAACCGAGAACGGGATCTTCATCTCGTAGACGGTGTCCTGTTCCGTGCTATGCGCGCCGAGGAGATCGCTGAAGGCGCTTTCGTCGGCGAGATCGGCTGGTGCGTATCCCTCATACCCATTGGCTGCGATGCCCATCAGCGAAGCTCCGTGGAATCCATCGCCGAACGCGTAGGCAACACCGCCGTCTGCGAAGCTGGTGACATTCTCAGCCTCATAGTCGAAGGCGTCTGAGTCGTTCAGCGAGAACACCGCCGGCTTGCCCACACCGGGCTTGCTCGAGAACATCGCGACGTGATCGGCCTCTTCGTTCTCGAAGGTGTAGCGCATCCCCCAGATGCCCTGCTCGGTGCCATCGATCAGGCCGTCGCCGCCCCGATCCGTGACGTCGAACGCGATCCCTTGAGGAATATCACCGTTGTACGGCTTGCCGTTGTCGCTGATCGGGTATCCCTGCCCGG
It includes:
- a CDS encoding GNAT family N-acetyltransferase; this translates as MPPLTQTLEQLKSEISENDGWVARTDGRLVGAVRAVQDGDLLLIGRIAIAPDMQGEGIGRALLQAAEDGSTAREAELFTGSLSEANIRLYESRGYVQTQRVPQDDGTEQVFLRKQLRA
- a CDS encoding SRPBCC family protein gives rise to the protein MAQIIETIDVEVPVRVAYNQWTQFESFPEFLDEVVSVTQIDDTTTRWKVNVAGADREFDAVIAEQHPDERVAWTSTGGETKHAGAVTFHKLTDASTRVTAQIDWEPEGFVEKAGAVVGAGSHAVKKDLQNFKEFIESRGAETGAWRGDVEA
- a CDS encoding Fe-S cluster assembly protein HesB; the encoded protein is MLTLTENADAVVTTIVGREDASADAGLRIQTAEGQGPNGEARFAVHVVPSPEPADVVVEGPGSRVFLEDTAAEALSDKVLDAGVDDQGAVSFTILPQPA
- a CDS encoding type 1 glutamine amidotransferase domain-containing protein; protein product: MAELDGKKVAFLLTDGFEDSELTSPWGAVTDAGAQAQLVSPADGKVTGKKGHVQDVDQPVAGADASAFDALVLPGGVVNADHLRMDQDAVAFAKAFFEAHKPVAVICHGAWILVEADVVRGRKLTSYPSLRTDLRNAGATWVDEEVVVDDGLVSSRTPDDLPAFNAKTVEEIGEGPHAGQHA
- a CDS encoding barstar family protein, giving the protein MRVSTPDGRVLMAAYRIDGEEVGGIADLFEQFNREFMRDEDWRMGTSLDALNDVLHRLDAESRDGDPAVVVWHDHARSREVLGFETTQRWLLDKLAQPHAFDEARIMSDLDALRAGTGKTYFDLVLEVFAGHPHIELQLR
- a CDS encoding alpha/beta fold hydrolase; translation: MTKKSIFEPEGRAVPYLVEGEGPVSLVLVTVRDLDSDGLGVVAHYLAEEAGFHVVRIGLQADGADADAARSQATDVLALIDHLGLEDTWIGGHGYGGTVARAFAAAHTDRVNGLLLLGAEDDDTPLAPAIPVLIVQGTDDTVTPPANGERLQATAPERASVKTLEGADHFFPVTHPIETAVIIEEYLDWD